A portion of the Toxotes jaculatrix isolate fToxJac2 chromosome 16, fToxJac2.pri, whole genome shotgun sequence genome contains these proteins:
- the notch1a gene encoding neurogenic locus notch homolog protein 1, with the protein MYRFFVKLTFLIPAIVVSQGLKCSLPTESCLNGGRCEATPNGNGECKCPSDYIGSRCQYPNPCSPSPCRNGGECRPVSHGNTFDFRCVCRLGFTDRLCLTPTNHACMSSPCRNGGTCDLITLTAYRCRCPPGWSGKACQIANPCASNPCANGGQCSAFDSTYICTCPPAFHGQTCKQDINECAQTPSPCLNGGVCVNEVGSYHCRCPQEYTGQHCETPYMPCSPSPCQNGGTCVQKGDTTYDCSCLPGFTGQHCEHNIDDCQGHNCQNGGVCVDGVNTYNCQCPPHYTGQYCTDNVDECELMPNVCQNGGTCHDTHGSYHCVCVNGWMGDDCSENIDDCASAACYHGATCHDRVASFFCECPHGRTGLLCHLDDACISNPCQKGSNCDTNPVNGKAICTCPPGYTGSACNLDIDECSLGANPCEHGGRCLNTKGSFQCKCLQGYEGPRCEMDVNECMSNPCHNDATCLDQIGGFHCICMPGYEGVFCHINTDECASQPCLNNGKCIDKVNSFHCECPKGFSGNLCQVDIDECASTPCKNGAKCTDGPNKYTCECAEGYTGQHCEIDINECYSDPCHYGTCKDGLASFTCYCHPGYTGRLCETNINECLSQPCKNGGTCQDRENTYICSCPKGTAGFNCEVNLDDCKSKPCDYGRCIDKINGYECACEPGYTGAMCNINIDECAINPCHNGGTCIDGINSFTCLCPEGYNDATCLSQVDECGSNPCIHGRCQDLINGYKCTCDSGWSGPNCDINNNECESNPCMNGGTCKDMTSGYHCTCRAGFTGPNCQTNINECASNPCLNQGTCIDDVAGYKCNCLLPYTGENCETLLAPCSPRPCKNGGVCKESEDYQSFSCICPEGWQGQTCEIDINECVKSPCRNGAICHNTMGGFQCKCQPGYSGQKCETDNDDCKPNPCSNGGLCHDGINSFTCTCLPGFRGGRCEQDINECESNPCRNGANCTDCVNSYTCTCPPGFSGINCEINTNDCTDSSCFNGGTCMDGINAFTCLCLPGFTGSYCQYDINECDSKPCLNGGTCLDSYGTYKCTCPHGYTGVNCQNLVRWCDSSPCKNGGSCWQQGASYTCQCQTGWTGLYCDIPSVSCEVAAKQQGVEVGQLCRNSGQCLDAGNTHYCRCQAGYTGSYCQEQVDECSPNPCQNGATCTDYLGGYSCECVPGYHGVNCSKEINECQSQPCQNGGTCIDLINTYKCSCPRGTQGVHCEINLDDCNPSSDPLTNEPKCFNNGKCVDRVGGYQCVCPPGYVGERCEGDVNECLSDPCDPRGSYNCIQLTNSYRCECRTGYTGQRCDKVFDGCKGRPCRNGGTCAVASNTPHGFICKCPPGFTGSSCEYDSRSCGSLNCRNGGTCVSGHLGPRCLCPPAFTGPECQTPTDSLCFSNPCYNGGTCQITPEAPFFHCSCPSNFNGLLCHILDYSFVGGFGRDITPPPEVEVSCEIPQCDEWAGNHICDSLCNNHACGWDGGDCSLNFDDPWQNCSAALQCWRYFNDGKCDGQCNSAGCLYDGFDCQGQEGQCNPLYDQYCKDHYADGHCDQGCNNAECEWDGLDCANNMPEKLADGHLVLVVHIPPEQLKNRSSAFLRELSSVLHTNVVFRRDAKGEPMIFPYYGNEQDLVKHNVLKRSADGWPEWASMPANVLGQVKERVSSMVSPRKRRELDPVQVKGSVVYLEIDNRQCYQQSTECFQSATDVAAFLGALASSGNLNVPYIEAVTSVRPTPSTSELYPMYVVFLGLAALGFICLGVLVSRKRRREHGQLWFPEGFKVSEPSKKKRREPLGEDSVGLKPMKNSDINLMDDNQNEWGDEDPDCRRFRFEEQAMLDLSDHTDQRKWTQQHLDAADLRIPSIAPTPPQGEIENDCMDVNVRGPDGFTPLMIASCSGGGLETGNSEEEEDPSAEIISDFIYQGANLHNQTDRTGETALHLAARYARSDAAKRLLESSADANVQDNMGRTPLHAAVAADAQGVFQILIRNRATDLDARMHDGTTPLILAARLAVEGMVEELINCHADANATDDSGKSALHWAAAVNNVEAAMVLLKNGANKDMQDNKEETPLFLAAREGSYETAKVLLEHFANREITDHLDQLPRDIAQERMHHDIVRLLDEYNVVRSPGLHSAPLSTSSLSPPLCSPNDYLSNLKPTLSAKKVRKISSGGKGGKDGGKDSKVKKKKSLDGKGNLLDTSAVLSPVDSLESPHGYLSDVASPPMTSPFQQSPPMSLNHLQGSGDSHMGQMSMGKDMGCMSFDPNPPRLSHLPVSSPSSQGTTSIGGSRGGQCDWVSRMHPGIGQQGSFTQAPPISHSMMGPLHGVSTATLSQIMGYQNLQTSHLSSSAHMMQQGHSRQLQHQNSNSTTAGQSLNQSFPTIELNGSDMQQNNGSGRSMPIHTVMPQETQILGTQFLTPPSQHSYSGPMDNTPNHQLQVPDHPFLTPSPGSPDQWSSSSPHSNMSDWSEGISSPPTSIHSQMNLIPDQFK; encoded by the exons GTGTCCCAGTGACTACATAGGCAGTCGGTGCCAGTACCCAAACCCCTGCAGCCCGTCGCCCTGCCGCAACGGGGGCGAATGCCGCCCTGTTTCCCATGGCAACACATTTGATTTCCGCTGCGTGTGCCGCCTGGGTTTCACCGACCGCCTGTGCCTGACCCCCACCAACCATGCCTGCATGAGCTCCCCCTGTCGCAATGGAGGAACATGTGATCTCATCACCCTGACTGCCTACCGCTGCCGCTGCCCACCTGGGTGGTCAG GTAAAGCATGCCAGATTGCCAACCCGTGTGCTTCCAATCCATGTGCCAACGGAGGCCAGTGCTCAGCCTTTGACTCCACCTACATCTGCACCTGCCCACCTGCTTTTCACGGTCAAACCTGCAAGCAAGACATCAACGAGTGCGCTCAgactccctctccctgtcttaATGGTGGCGTGTGTGTGAACGAGGTGGGCTCTTACCACTGCCGCTGTCCTCAAGAGTATACTGGCCAACACTGTGAGACTCCATACATGCCATGCAGCCCCTCACCATGCCAGAATGGAGGCACCTGCGTCCAGAAGGGAGACACCACCTATGACTGTAGCTGCCTGCCAG GCTTCACAGGCCAGCACTGTGAGCATAACATTGATGACTGTCAAGGCCATAACTGCCAgaatggtggtgtgtgtgtagatggtGTGAACACCTACAACTGCCAGTGCCCACCTCATTACACAG GTCAGTACTGCACAGATAATGTGGACGAGTGTGAGCTGATGCCCAATGTGTGCCAGAACGGAGGGACGTGCCATGACACTCACGGCAGCTATCACTGCGTCTGCGTCAATGGGTGGATGGGTGACGACTGCAGCGAGAACATCGACGACTGTGCCAGTGCAGCCTGTTACCATGGCGCCACCTGCCACGACCGCGTAGCTTCCTTCTTCTGCGAATGTCCTCACGGTCGCACAG GTTTGCTGTGCCACCTTGATGACGCCTGCATCAGCAACCCGTGTCAGAAGGGCTCGAACTGTGACACTAACCCAGTCAATGGCAAGGCGATCTGCACCTGTCCCCCGGGTTACACCGGGTCAGCTTGCAACCTGGACATTGACGAGTGCTCCCTCG GTGCCAACCCTTGCGAACATGGTGGCCGCTGCCTCAACACCAAAGGCTCTTTCCAGTGTAAATGTCTTCAAGGATATGAAGGTCCACGCTGTGAGATGGACGTCAATGAATGCATGTCTAATCCTTGCCATAATGATGCCACCTGTCTGGACCAGATTGGAGGCTTCCACTGCATCTGTATGCCAG GATATGAGGGTGTGTTCTGCCACATCAACACAGATGAGTGTGCTAGCCAACCTTGCCTCAACAATGGCAAGTGCATTGACAAGGTCAACTCCTTCCACTGCGAGTGCCCCAAAG GCTTTTCGGGGAATCTGTGTCAGGTGGACATTGACGAGTGTGCCAGCACCCCCTGCAAAAACGGAGCTAAGTGCACAGATGGTCCTAACAAGTACACCTGCGAATGTGCTGAAG GTTACACAGGGCAGCACTGTGAGATCGACATCAATGAATGCTACTCTGACCCCTGCCACTATGGCACCTGTAAGGATGGCCTGGCCTCCTTCACTTGCTACTGCCACCCTGGCTACACTGGCCGCCTGTGTGAGACCAACATCAATGAGTGTCTGAGCCAGCCCTGCAAGAATGGTGGTACTTGCCAGGACAGGGAGAACACGTATATCTGCTCCTGCCCCAAAGGCACTGCAG GTTTCAATTGTGAGGTTAACCTGGACGACTGTAAGAGCAAACCCTGTGACTACGGGAGATGCATTGACAAAATCAATGGCTACGAGTGTGCATGTGAACCGGGCTACACAG GAGCAATGTGTAACATCAACATTGACGAGTGCGCCATCAACCCCTGTCACAATGGGGGCACATGCATCGACGGCATCAACAGCTTCACCTGCCTGTGCCCAGAGGGTTACAATGACGCCACCTGTTTGTCTCAGGTGGACGAGTGTGGCAGCAACCCCTGCATCCATGGTCGATGCCAGGACCTCATCAATGG ctACAAATGTACCTGTGACTCTGGATGGAGCGGGCCAAACTGCGACATCAATAACAACGAGTGCGAGTCCAACCCGTGCATGAACGGGGGAACCTGCAAGGACATGACCAGCGGATACCACTGCACATGCAGAGCTGGCTTCACTG GACCTAACTGCCAAACTAACATCAACGAGTGTGCCTCCAACCCCTGCCTCAATCAGGGCACCTGCATCGATGATGTGGCTGGATACAAGTGCAACTGTTTGCTGCCCTACACTG GTGAGAACTGTGAGACCCTGCTGGCCCCCTGCAGCCCCAGACCCTGTAAAAATGGTGGCGTTTGTAAGGAGTCTGAAGACTACCAGAGCTTCTCCTGCATCTGCCCTGAAGGATGGCAAG GTCAAACATGTGAGATCGATATCAACGAATGCGTGAAGAGCCCATGCCGCAATGGTGCTATTTGCCATAACACTATGGGTGGCTTCCAGTGCAAGTGCCAGCCAGGTTACTCTGGCCAGAAGTGTGAGACAGACAATGATGACTGCAAACCAA atccCTGCAGTAATGGTGGTCTGTGCCACGATGGCATCAACAGTTTCACATGTACCTGTCTGCCTGGGTTTCGCGGCGGCAGATGTGAGCAGGACATAAACGAGTGTGAGAGCAACCCCTGTAGAAATGGAGCCAACTGCACAGATTGCGTCAACAGCTACACCTGCACCTGTCCGCCTGGCTTCAGTGGCATCAACTGTGAGATCAACACCAACGACTGCACTGACAG cTCTTGCTTCAATGGTGGCACATGCATGGACGGAATCAACGCGTTCACCTGCCTGTGTCTCCCTGGATTCACTGGCAGCTACTGCCAGTACGATATCAACGAGTGTGACTCCAAACCGTGCCTCAACGGAGGAACTTGTCTTGACAGTTATGGGACGTACAAGTGTACCTGTCCACACGGCTACACAGGAGTCAACTGCCAG AATCTTGTGCGCTGGTGTGATTCTTCCCCCTGTAAAAATGGAGGTTCGTGCTGGCAGCAGGGGGCCTCTTATACCTGCCAGTGCCAGACTGGATGGACTGGCCTCTATTGTGACATCCCCAGTGTGTCCTGCGAGGTAGCAGCCAAACAGCAAG GTGTGGAGGTGGGTCAGCTGTGCAGGAACTCAGGCCAGTGTCTGGATGCCGGAAATACACATTACTGCCGCTGCCAGGCCGGCTACACTGGGAGTTACTGCCAGGAACAAGTAGATGAGTGCTCACCCAATCCTTGCCAGAATGGAGCCACCTGTACTGATTATCTGGGAGGCTACAGTTGTGAG TGTGTTCCTGGTTACCATGGTGTAAACTGCTCCAAAGAGATCAATGAATGTCAGTCTCAGCCCTGCCAGAACGGAGGCACCTGCATCGACCTCATCAACACATACAAGTGCTCCTGTCCCAGAGGAACACAAG GCGTCCACTGTGAGATTAACTTGGATGACTGCAACCCGTCCAGTGACCCCCTGACCAACGAGCCCAAGTGCTTCAACAATGGCAAGTGTGTGGACCGCGTAGGAGGCTACCAGTGTGTGTGCCCACCAGGTTACGTAGGCGAGCGCTGTGAAGGCGATGTCAATGAGTGCTTGTCAGACCCCTGTGACCCCAGAGGATCCTACAACTGCATTCAGCTCACCAACAGCTACCGCTGCGAATGCCGCACTGGATATACAG GTCAGCGTTGTGATAAAGTCTTCGATGGCTGCAAAGGAAGACCCTGCAGAAATGGAGGGACGTGTGCTGTTGCCAGTAATACACCTCATGGTTTCATCTGCAAATGTCCACCG GGCTTCACCGGCTCTTCTTGTGAGTATGATTCTCGCTCCTGTGGGAGTCTGAATTGCAGGAACGGAGGTACATGTGTGTCAGGCCACCTAGGCCCACGCTGCCTGTGTCCACCAGCCTTCACTGGACCTGAGTGCCAGACCCCCACCGACAGCCTCTGCTTCTCCAACCCCTGCTACAACGGTGGAACATGCCAGATCACCCCAGAAGCGCCTTTCTTCCACTGCAGCTGCCCCAGCAATTTCAACGGCCTGCTGTGCCACATTCTGGACTATTCATTTGTCGGAGGTTTCGGTCGGGACATCACTCCACCTCCGGAAGTGGAGGTGAGCTGTGAGATTCCTCAGTGTGACGAGTGGGCGGGCAACCACATCTGCGATTCGCTGTGCAACAACCACGCTTGCGGTTGGGATGGAGGAGACTGCTCGCTGAATTTTGATGATCCATGGCaaaactgctctgctgctctgcagtgcTGGCGATACTTCAACGATGGGAAGTGCGATGGCCAGTGCAACAGCGCTGGGTGCCTTTATGATGGCTTTGATTGTCAAGGACAGGAAGGACAATGCAA cccaCTGTATGATCAGTACTGTAAAGATCACTACGCTGATGGCCACTGTGACCAGGGCTGCAACAACGCAGAGTGTGAATGGGACGGTCTGGACTGTGCTAACAACATGCCAGAGAAGCTGGCAGACGGGCACTTAGTTCTGGTGGTCCACATTCCCCCAGAGCAACTTAAAAATCGTTCTTCAGCCTTCCTCAGAGAGCTCAGCAGCGTCCTCCACACCAACGTGGTGTTCCGCCGCGATGCCAAAGGAGAACCAATGATCTTCCCTTACTATGGCAATGAACAGGACCTGGTCAAACATAACGTGCTGAAGCGCTCTGCAGACGGCTGGCCCGAGTGGGCTTCTATGCCAGCCAATGTTTTGGGTCAGGTGAAGGAGCGTGTGTCTTCCATGGTCAGCCCACGGAAACGCAGAGAACTGGATCCTGTGCAAGTGAAAGG GTCTGTGGTGTACCTGGAGATCGACAACCGTCAGTGTTACCAGCAGTCTACTGAATGTTTCCAGAGCGCCACAGATGTAGCTGCATTCCTCGGAGCACTGGCCTCCAGTGGGAATCTCAATGTTCCCTATATTGAAGCTGTCACAA GTGTGAGACCCACTCCCTCGACTTCAGAGCTCTACCCCATGTATGTGGTCTTCCTTGGCTTGGCTGCCTTGGGCTTCATCTGCCTGGGTGTTCTGGTGTCTCGTAAGCGGCGACGAGAGCACGGCCAGCTCTGGTTTCCAGAGGGATTCAAAGTGTCGGAACCCAGCAAAAAGAAACGCAGAGAGCCGTTGGGAGAGGATTCTGTTGGGCTGAA GCCTATGAAAAACTCGGACATCAATCTTATGGATGACAATCAAAATGAATGGGGTGATGAGGATCCAGACTGCAGGCGCTTCAGG TTTGAGGAGCAGGCTATGTTGGATCTGAGTGATCATACTGACCAGAGGAAATGGACACAACAGCACCTGGATGCAGCTGACCTACGTATTCCATCCATTGCTCCTACGCCTCCTCAGGGAGAGATAGAGAATGACTGCATGGACGTCAATGTCAGAGGACCAG ATGGTTTCACTCCCCTGATGATCGCCTCCTGCAGCGGTGGGGGACTGGAGACTGGtaacagtgaagaagaagaagatcccTCAGCAGAAATCATCTCTGACTTCATTTACCAGGGCGCCAATCTCCACAACCAGACTGACCGCACTGGTGAGACTGCCCTCCATCTGGCTGCTCGGTACGCCCGCTCTGATGCTGCCAAACGTCTCCTGGAGTCCAGTGCCGATGCCAATGTTCAGGACAACATGGGTCGCACTCCTCTTCACGCTGCCGTGGCTGCAGATGCACAGGGAGTCTTCCAG ATTTTGATCCGAAACCGCGCCACCGATCTTGATGCCCGCATGCATGATGGAACAACACCACTGATTCTGGCTGCCCGACTGGCGGTTGAGGGCATGGTGGAAGAGCTTATCAACTGCCACGCCGATGCTAACGCTACAGATGACTCCG GTAAATCTGCTCTTCACTGGGCCGCGGCTGTAAACAATGTAGAGGCTGCTATGGTGCTGCTGAAAAATGGTGCCAATAAAGACATGCAAGACAACAAG gAAGAGACACCACTCTTCCTCGCAGCCCGTGAAGGCAGCTACGAGACAGCCAAGGTTCTTCTGGAGCACTTTGCCAATCGTGAGATCACTGACCACCTTGACCAGCTGCCCAGAGACATTGCCCAGGAGCGCATGCATCACGACATTGTCCGCCTCCTGGATGAGTATAATGTGGTTAGGAGCCCTGGGCTTCACAGCGCCCCCTTAAGCACCTCCagcctctctccacctctctgctcaCCCAATGACTACCTGAGCAACCTCAAGCCTACCCTCTCTGCCAAGAAGGTTCGCAAAATTAGCTCCGGGGGAAAAGGTGGGAAAGATGGGGGCAAAGATAgtaaagtgaagaagaaaaagtctcTGGATGGGAAGGGTAATTTACTGGACACGTCAGCTGTCCTTTCCCCGGTTGATTCCCTCGAGTCACCACATGGCTACCTGTCTGATGTGGCCTCTCCTCCCATGACGTCACCCTTCCAACAGTCCCCACCTATGTCTCTAAATCACCTACAAGGCAGTGGAGACTCCCATATGGGCCAGATGAGCATGGGTAAGGATATGGGCTGTATGTCTTTTGACCCTAACCCACCCCGTCTCTCTCACCTGCCTGTGTCCAGCCCCAGTAGTCAGGGCACAACATCCATAGGTGGAAGCAGAGGAGGCCAGTGTGACTGGGTCTCCAGGATGCACCCAGGCATAGGCCAACAAGGAAGCTTCACGCAGGCGCCACCAATATCCCACAGCATGATGGGTCCTCTGCATGGCGTCAGCACTGCCACTCTGTCTCAGATCATGGGCTATCAGAATCTGCAGACCAGCCACCTCAGCTCATCTGCACACATGATGCAGCAGGGTCACTCGCGGCAGCTCCAGCACCAGAACTCCAACTCCACCACAGCCGGCCAGTCCCTCAACCAGAGCTTCCCTACCATCGAGCTGAATGGCTCCGACATGCAGCAAAACAATGGCTCGGGCCGCTCTATGCCCATCCACACCGTAATGCCCCAGGAGACTCAAATCCTCGGCACCCAGTttctcacccctccctcccagcACAGCTATTCTGGCCCCATGGACAACACACCTAACCACCAGCTACAGGTCCCCGATCATCCATTTCTAACTCCCTCCCCCGGCTCCCCCGACCAGTGGTCCAGCTCATCCCCACATTCCAACATGTCCGATTGGTCAGAGGGCATCTCCAGCCCACCTACAAGTATCCATTCGCAGATGAATCTGATCCCAGACCAGTTTAAGTAG